The Athene noctua chromosome 16, bAthNoc1.hap1.1, whole genome shotgun sequence genomic interval CTGTGGCAGGAAAAGTAGCAGAAGCTCTAAACTGTCAAGCAGTGTTCTGATCTCTTCTAATTGGTCACATCAGTTATGCCTTCGGGCAAGATCTGTTGTGTTTTTAAAGAAGCCTAGGAAATCACTGTATTACGTTGTCACAGATCTAGAAAAATCCCTAGTTGAGATTGAAGCCAAGGAACAGTTTGTGTAATTGAAGGAATGTTGAGAGAAACTTAAAGGTGTTATAAGTGTTAAATGGTAGGTGATTATTACACTCCTAAGGAATTCTTGACTTTTACAGATGATTTTCGATCCCACTATgagcaagaagaagaagaaaaagaagaagccCTTTATGTTGGATGAAGAAGGAGGGGATACACAAGCAGAAGAGACTCAGCAGTCAGAAACAAAAGAAGTTGAACCAGAGCCAACAGAAGACAAAGATGTTGAAGCAGACGAAGAAGACAGCAGGAAGAAAGGTAAAGTGAATCCATGTAGATAAACTCTCAAAGGTAttctcttcagtattttcagcCTACAAGCCCTATTTCAAGAATTTGGCATCACAGTCTGTAATGCTGGGGCTCAGGTTTGTGTAGAGGCTTGTGAGTAAATAGTCTGCTGCCTGTTTGGAGGGCTTATTTCCCTCCTGCTTGAAATTATGTTCACAGACATCCAGCAAGCTACCAGTGGCTTACATAAATTCCACGTTCCTGATGCAGAGTGTTTTGTGTTAGATGATGAAAAGAGAATCCCTTAAATAGTTAACAGAAAGTTCTGTGTCTTCAACATGCAGTTGTTACAATAACAACACAATTATGGCTGGTTTTCATTTGAACAATTAAGCAAGAGTGTGCTAACAAATATGGTTAAAAGGGTTTCTAGTTTTTGGACAACTGTGAGTGTGATAACTAGAGCGTTCTTTGGAATCCTTCAGGAAATAAGCTTGTGATTGTGTATGTAACCTTACTTTTTAAATTGAGGACAATGTCATTTCAAGGTGACCTGATTCAGGGAATGCTGTGAGCTTAAATCCAGTTATGTTGATATAATTGGCTCCTGCAGTAGACCAAAGAAACTATACTTTCCTcctacagttttgttttcattttttttcaaggatCTCTACTATAATGACAGAAGTGGCTTGTTTCATTTGTACAGCAGAGAGATTAAGCACTTAAGGAAATGCAGTTAGAAGATGCAGAAACTGTAAAATAGTACTGAGGTACTTGGGGGTAGAGGGGAATGATTTCTTTAAAACCTGAAGGATATCTGTAGGGGCTATAGATAATTGCTTATGTCTTACTGTAATGTTTTGAAGAATTGGATGTATATTAGAAACCTTGATGTCTAAACTGTTTCTATAGTTATTGCACTTATTTTGGCAATCCTTTGTTTTTTAGATGCAACAGATGACCTGGATGATTTAAACTTCttcaatcaaaagaaaaagaagaaaaaaacaaaaaagatatttGATATAGATGAAGCAGAAGAAGGTGTAAAGGTTTGCATAACTGCATCTTGTCTATAGctgaaaaattttcttcctttcattttctggGGATTGGCAGTGCAGGAGTTGCTTCGAGTCTGTCATTGTGTCTTAGTGCAGTTAATAATGAAACTTATGTTTCACTGTGTCTTTCATATATAGTAGATTCTGCCGAACATGTTGCTTCTGCAGGGCTCTTTgcccagaacagaaaaaaaatctgacgATTGGCACAAGGACAAGTAGTTCTGCAATCTGTAGTGGGGGTTGACTAGCATCAAGGTTAATTGTCTTTTGGGGTGAGAGAAGTAAATGGATGTTAGAAGCCATGCACAGAATAGTCCTCTAAAGGCCAGCACTTCAAATAAAGGGTATATATCTGCTAAGAAATCTCTTTTTATTCTGGTGTTTTCTTCCAGAATGATTGGCTACTGTTCTGTGTTCCAGAAGGTGTACAAGATATTTTTATGCTTCTCAAGTTTTATTCCAAGTCTTGGTTTTGTATCACATGTCTGTAACTGGCAAGCCCAGAGAGCAAGAGGACAGAGAAGTGTCACATGTAAACCTCTTCTTTAGATTCTGCCTCTTGGGAAAGAAGATGTCCCTCTGATTTGCCCTAGACAGGCAAAATGCTTGCTCCACACGTGCAGAATTGTGATTAAAAAAATTGAACTGGCTGCACATAGAACAGTTTTGCCTTACCTTATTGTCTGGCAAGTAGCGTGTTCTGTTCCCTTTTGCCCTAAAATGGCTGATGCCTTTAGGTGAGTATAGTGTGACCTTGTTCTTGACCAGCCAGAAGTTTAGACCAGAAGATTTTTTGCCTGAATTACTTAATACAAAATCAACTGTTCCAAAGAAAATAGTATAAAGTAAGTTTTAATACAAGACTGCACTGTTAGATGCATGTACGTCATTGTATATGCTTCTCATATAACAATTATGGTGTAGTGAAGTGCTGTCTTCAACATACTTTAGTTCCATTTTTATCTGTTACATTTCAGGATTGTGATGGATATTACTAGTATTCATCTAGTATAGTGTACTACTATTACTATTTCTGATGATGTATAATGGAGGTTTGTATTTAATACTGTAAACTATGGTCTTATTTCTTTGCAGGACTTGAAAATTGAAGGAGATGTGCCAGAGGCAGTAGAACCTGAAGATGACCTTGATATCATGCTGggcaataaaaaaaagaaaaagaagaatgtgaAGTTTCCAGATGAAGATGAGATAATGGAGAAGGATGAAGGTAAAAGGATAATCTAGCTCAATGAGACATTGACAGTGAAAAGTATCCCATGTTGTAGGTGAATAAGTTCTGTTCGAGTgccttttttgtttcaaaattccTTTTGTTACCTTTACCACTACACTGTTTATCAGAAAAATGTCCTATAAAAGCACTGTATAAATTTGCCGTAAGTGCTGGTGTCCCTTCTAGGCAGACAGAGAAGACTTGTGTTTGCATCTTAGTGGAATGTTCTTTGAGGTACTTTTTAGAAATGGTGTCAGCATGAGGTTAaagaatgttggttttttttcttaatgaatcCCAAACAAATTTCTTCACAGCTTTTGAGGATGAAGATAGCAAAAAAGATGATGGAATTTCTTTTAGCCTTCAGTCAGGACCTGCGTGGGCAGGCTCAGAAAGGGACTACACGTATGACGAGGTAATGttcaaaagactttttaaaaaatatttttccaggttGATGTGCATCAGTAGAGGAGGACCTTATGCTCCTGTGTTCTTATTTCTAACTTAAAATTAAGGGACTTCTAGTCAGAAGcttgtaaacagaaaaataacagaaagcacATCTTTTACCACAGTTAACTTTCATATAGGGTAATATTAGGATAATATTAGCGCCTCTGCAGGTAGACTGAAGTATTGTAGATTATGAAGTAAACCTttgaggaaataatttattttgcatttatcagaACATTTAAGTGTGTGTTCAAAAGCATATGGGGAAATGCTGATGGGCAAAGACAGTCTAGTATTCATTGTGAACACTGTTTCAGGCTTTTTAGAAGTGATGTACTTTGCTTGAGAAATTCAAGATATTCATGTAGATGTGAATCCCTTTTTTTCACAGTTGCTCAACAGAGTATTTAACATCATGcgggaaaaaaatccagatatgGTAGCTGGAGAAAAACGAAAATTTGTCATGAAGCCTCCACAAGTTGTAAGAGTAGGGACCAAGAAAACATCTTTTGTCAACTTTACAGATATCTGCAAATTGTAAGTTTACTCTTAAGATTTCCCTGAAATAGCAGATGAAtgtgtttttctgtgctgttggCTGTTGTGTTGGATGCATGTTTCCTGGTAAAGGACTAGCCAGAAACAAACTGAAAGCTTTTCATTCTAGTCATACTGCACACTTCCTCTACATCTCTCTGTAAGAAGATATTTATGGAGATGATTTATTGAGATAATTTATTATGTTATGCTTAAATTATGGAAATAGCAGGCTTGCTCCATGGGCTGCATGGACTGAAACTAAACCAATTGATTTTGTGAGTTCACTGGCTTCTATAAACTCTGTAGTTGGGTCACCAGTGATACTTATTTGCAAGTCTTGGGGTGGGAGTGTGGGGAAAGTGCTTTCTAATTTGACCTGGCTGCAAATACTATTCTCTtggtaaatggtatggaatacgttttggttttttttttcccatgatttTCTGCAGTGCTTTCTATGTCTTAATTATTTCTTGTGAAGGTAGTTCTATTCTTTGTGGGCACTTCTGGGAATGCGTGTCTGATTTGTTTAAGTGTGCCAGAAACCAGTCCTGATGAAATCATACTGAGGATCTGGGTAGTGAATTTTTAATGGTAACTAGTAACACTTTTTTCAGGGAATGGCAGGGGGGATGGGAGAATAGGAATGGAAAATCTCAgataaaaaagttattttttcagtagttatTGTAATTGTGAGTTTGGTTTGGGGGAGGTTGTGGGGTGTCTTTGTGGACTTTTCAGTGTTCTTGTGTCCTCAGTCATTGTCTGCCCTGCTCTTTGGTGCACACCCTCTGGCACTGCCCCCTTTTAAACTTAGTAATTTAGGATCATGTTAGCCTGCCAGTCCTGTATAACGATCAAATTTCTCTGAAGGAGGGAGGTTAAACATATCCTTACTCTTATTTTTAGATTACATCGTCAGCCAAAACATCTTCTGGCATTTTTGTTGGCAGAATTGGGTACAAGGTAAGGCTACTGGGCTATCTCTGTGCTTATGCATGTAGGAAGCAATGGCAGCATAGTTGACATCTgatcaaaaataaaattcttggGTTTACATCTGTATACACGTGCTTGAACATCAGGCTCTCCTTCCCTGCACttagatgctgtgctgggtgatTGAAGCAATGCCATCTTGCAGAAGAGGAACTGAAACTATAAATCCTAGGGAACAGCCTGGATAAGGGTTTGGATATCCTGTTTGGAACCTTTCTTAAAAGATGCTCTGACAGCAGAGCTGTTTGTTGCAGTCGATGACGATGGTGCTGTGGCTCACATCACCTTGAGGCAGATGATAGGCAGCTAGGGAAGAGGGAATGCCTGGCTGCCTCATGGTGAGTCTTGTGGGCCTGTAGCGAGTTATTCTGGCTAGTGCTGCAGGTAAATCCACCTGTCTTAGCATAGAATCAGTGTTGTTTTATATGTTTCTTATCAAAGATCTTGTGCTGTGGTAGTGTACTTTCTGGTTGTCTCTTCATTACTCTGTTAGAGACTACAGTGTTGCTGTGTGTAGACACAGAGATCAAGGAGTCTTAATTGCAATGTGTATATAACAAATGCCCATTTGATTAGGCTTCGGAATCTCTTCAGCTCCAGACAGCTTAAAAACTTAGAAACCATGATGTGAAAACCAATCAATTTAATACATCAGAATGACTAGAAGAGGATCTTATTAGTCATACTACACCTTACTGGGGAGTTGTCTTGGTCACTTCTGTGAGAGAAGCAGGTGTCGATTCTCAATTCTGTAAAGTTCTTCTGGTGGGGTAGTGTAACTGAGCCTGGTTCCTGGTGGAGTTGACTGTAGTGAGGGTTATGCGTGGCAAAACTACCTGTAGGTTTTCAAGCACCTTCAGAATTTTGCACTCTTTTCCACAAAGTAATTCTGGCTTACTCTTATCTAGAAGAATGCGTCATTATCTCGCTTCATGTTCCTGACTGGTTTTAATGCTTGGCATCTTCTGCAAATCAAATActgaactaatttttcttttaaattagtgGCTCAATAGATGGTAACAACCAGCTTGTAATCAAAGGAAGATTCCAGCAAAAACAGATAGAAAACGTCTTGAGAAGATATATCAGTAAGTTTAACTCCCTCTTCCACTACAGATTTCTCTCAAACCCCTTTTGATGCCCAGTGCCCATGTATGGCCCATGTGTGTGCATGCTGTGGAGATTCTGTGCTAAGAAGCTACAACTTTGCTGCAGCTTTATAATGAAATAATGCAAGTACAGGTGTTTCTACTGTGTTTATAAATAAGCACAGAGGTTGTAATCTGGCCAGGCACTAAAACATACCAAGGAAAACAGTAAGAGCATTTGAGAATTGCTGCTTTTTCATCTGACTTTTATTTTGTGGCTTTGAGGACTATGGAAAATAACAGTAATTGTAAATTTTAAAGTCTGTTGTACACATTAATTAAGAGAGCGTGCGCTGGTGGCCAAAGGGTTCACAGATTATATGTAACAAAACCCACTGCTTTAGTGCTGTGTCCGTACGAGAGCTGCTGACATCTGTGAATGCTGTTTCAGCAGAGGATGTTATGGAACACAGTGGGAAGTCTTAACTGGTggttactgtttttttttttaaaaaaacagtgtcaGTGTATGATGCACCATATGAAACCTGGGAACTAGGGGGAATTTTTAGATCGCGTCAACCTCTGTGGTTTTCATGGTAAGCCACTTCTGAGTTGAAAGGTTGTTCAAAGGCATCTAACAAGGTAACTTTTAAACTGAAGGCTGAAGAAGTGGTGTCTTATCAGCTGATAATGCATTATCTTTTAAGTGtgacttaatttcttttctgcagagGAGTATGTCACCTGTCATACGTGTCGGTCACCAGACACAATCCTACAGAAGGACACCAGATTATATTTCTTGCAGTGTGAGACCTGCCACTCTCGCTGCTCCGTCGCCAGCATCAAAACTGGTTTCCAGGCTGTCACAGGCAAGAGAGCACAGCTCCGTGCCAAAGCTAACTAGTTTGCTAATCAACACTGGATTTTGCAAAGTGTTCTGGGGAGATATGACTGGACAGGTTTACAATCGGAGTGGATTTACCATTGTATTAAAACAAGATTGTAAAAACGACAAGAAATTTGGCTCTTGATTGATTGGTCTGTGAAATCCTTGCAAGATGCAGATCCTCAAGCTGTTCACATACATTTGCTCATTGAATATATTTTACCAACTGTAAGGAACGTGATGGGAAAGGAGGTGCTTTTTAATCCATTCAGACTTCTGTAAAACACGAGATAAATTAAAGATACTATAACAGTGAGTGTCTTCGATTTggctttttccttcagttttctctttttcaaacagCTGATGGGAATGGTTGGCATGTTATTCTGCAGATCATGTCACTGAACTATGTCCAAGACCCAGAATAAAACTTAAGAAAAAGGTTATTTTGCTTTTACATAACAAGCTTATTTTTAGTTAGGCTATCGTTAAACAGAGAAACCAGTCACAAGGTCATGGGGATAATATACCAACATGAGAACTACTCAGGCTCTTATAGCCATGTTAATATGGGAATGTATTCTGCACAGAAAGTGACATCAGGTCACGTTGATACTGCTTAATTAGGCAGAATGTAGCTCTGAGATAGTTCAGACACCATATGGATGCTGAGTTTTAATATAGAATTGATAAATTGTACTGTAAGCTTTCGTAGTGTCATAATACTAAATTTTGCAATTTCTAATAGAgaaattttctatttctaaaagTCCTGCACTCTTCACCACTTTAAAAAGTATCTAACTAAATGCAGcaaaaaagaggagaggaaaaaaaaaaattaaggatatGAGTAATGTCATTATATGATGGCTGCAACACGGTGTCTTATATAAATCTTGAATTTACAGAAGATCCTGCCAAGTAGTTTGAGTTCCAAATTAACACATTATGCTTCTTGATCATAACGTGCACTCTCTCTGCTAGCAGTCAGTATGGGTAATCTCTAGGGGACATGCATAGTGCTGTCCTAACTAGTTTTTCTAGTGCTGTAAAAGCTTTGTTACATCTGCCAAGTACAAAGGGGGAGTGAAATCCCTCTGGAGCATGGTGAGGAGGGACAGTTCTCGTTGAATCACCAGAATGGCACAGGGTCAGGGTAAGGTGTAGTGGCTCAGGACCCAGGGCACCCATCCATGCAGGTAAGCAGAGTAGCCTCCCCAGAGAAAATGGTGGTCATTCTGAATGCATTTCATCAAATGTCAGAAACTGAAGGGTTCATAACAAGTTTTAATCTTTGTATGTAAATGCAGAATGCAGTCTTGCTGGGAAGTCACTAACTTGCTATTTGAAAACTTGACAGCACTGTAAGGCAAAAATAAGGTTTTATGGTTGGTTTCTTAAAAGCATTTTGGATTTCAAGTGAGCTATAACAAATGTTGGATGTATCTTTAAGTGAATAAAGCCAGGATCAGTGCCTCTTGTAACATTATTGTTgtattcttgtttttttttctctagcaaatACGCATTCTCCTGTTGGAAGTAAAACTTTTTGGAGAACTGCTAGTTGCCTTTTTGTTTCAGTGACTTGCTGTTGGGAGACACTGAAATAGCTGAAGAACAGTGaatctttctgtttttaaatgcttACATTTTCCTGTGTCAAGTACCTTTtaacatggttttaaaaaaatcatgcagTATACCCttgagctgctgctgtgttttagTGCATTAAATACAGAGTTTGACTTCAGTATATTTGGATCAAAAAGATCAAGTTAAGAAATTATTGTTCAAATGCATCATCTGTGAGCTCTCCTGGCTCACAGGAGAGCTTTATAGGTCTATTTTATAGATGTATTTTGTGTTCGTGCATGAAATCCTGAAGGCATTGATTTTGATGACTAATATTTGAGTGAAACATCCTGAGCTGTAGGTTCAGATTTTACCTGTGGAATAGCCTCACTGATGCATGAAG includes:
- the EIF2S2 gene encoding eukaryotic translation initiation factor 2 subunit 2 isoform X1: MSGDEMIFDPTMSKKKKKKKKPFMLDEEGGDTQAEETQQSETKEVEPEPTEDKDVEADEEDSRKKDATDDLDDLNFFNQKKKKKKTKKIFDIDEAEEGVKDLKIEGDVPEAVEPEDDLDIMLGNKKKKKKNVKFPDEDEIMEKDEAFEDEDSKKDDGISFSLQSGPAWAGSERDYTYDELLNRVFNIMREKNPDMVAGEKRKFVMKPPQVVRVGTKKTSFVNFTDICKLLHRQPKHLLAFLLAELGTSGSIDGNNQLVIKGRFQQKQIENVLRRYIKEYVTCHTCRSPDTILQKDTRLYFLQCETCHSRCSVASIKTGFQAVTGKRAQLRAKAN
- the EIF2S2 gene encoding eukaryotic translation initiation factor 2 subunit 2 isoform X2 — encoded protein: MSGDEMIFDPTMSKKKKKKKKPFMLDEEGGDTQAEETQQSETKEVEPEPTEDKDVEADEEDSRKKDATDDLDDLNFFNQKKKKKKTKKIFDIDEAEEGVKDLKIEGDVPEAVEPEDDLDIMLGNKKKKKKNVKFPDEDEIMEKDEAFEDEDSKKDDGISFSLQSGPAWAGSERDYTYDELLNRVFNIMREKNPDMVAGEKRKFVMKPPQVVRVGTKKTSFVNFTDICKFGSIDGNNQLVIKGRFQQKQIENVLRRYIKEYVTCHTCRSPDTILQKDTRLYFLQCETCHSRCSVASIKTGFQAVTGKRAQLRAKAN